A single region of the Flavobacteriales bacterium genome encodes:
- a CDS encoding ThiF family adenylyltransferase has protein sequence MEHRYSRQTVLKNVGQGGQIAIKESSVLVVGCGGLGSVVAMYLCRAGIGTLGLVDHDRVQLSNLHRQVLFNENDVGEWKVDATKRALVAANSDVKVQTFNMKLTDENTEAVFSEFDFIVDGTDNFETKYLVNDACVLFNKTLIYGSVNQFDGQVALFNHNGSGNLRDLFPQMPNSNLFQNCEEAGVLGPMVGIVGSIMAMEVLKVIAQTGETLANKLLLLDGLSYQNRKMNYRPKGNVLIKKLPKNNSSCSTGKMISWHEYHTEYKDFMLVDVRTSEERLAGHSGGLHLPLPELESRINELTGYPKIAFYCQSGERAKKAAIILSTFPNIEIVSIQ, from the coding sequence ATGGAACACAGGTATAGCAGGCAAACGGTTCTAAAAAATGTGGGGCAGGGGGGGCAAATAGCCATTAAAGAATCATCAGTGTTGGTGGTCGGATGTGGCGGTTTGGGAAGTGTTGTTGCCATGTATTTGTGTCGGGCGGGTATTGGCACGTTAGGTTTGGTTGACCATGACAGAGTGCAACTTTCTAACCTGCACCGACAAGTGTTGTTCAATGAAAATGATGTGGGTGAATGGAAAGTAGATGCCACAAAAAGGGCATTGGTTGCGGCCAACTCCGACGTGAAAGTGCAAACCTTTAATATGAAACTCACAGATGAAAATACAGAGGCTGTATTTTCAGAATTTGATTTCATTGTGGACGGAACCGACAATTTTGAAACGAAATATTTGGTAAACGATGCGTGTGTGCTTTTTAACAAAACACTGATTTATGGAAGTGTAAATCAATTTGACGGACAAGTGGCGTTGTTCAATCACAACGGTAGTGGAAACTTGCGAGATTTATTTCCGCAAATGCCGAATTCTAACTTATTTCAGAATTGTGAGGAAGCTGGGGTGTTGGGGCCAATGGTGGGAATTGTGGGTAGTATTATGGCCATGGAGGTATTGAAAGTTATTGCCCAAACGGGTGAAACATTGGCCAACAAGTTGTTGTTGTTGGACGGCCTAAGTTATCAAAACCGAAAAATGAATTACCGACCCAAGGGGAATGTATTGATTAAGAAATTGCCAAAAAATAATAGTTCTTGTTCAACGGGAAAAATGATAAGTTGGCATGAGTATCATACTGAATATAAAGATTTTATGTTAGTGGACGTTCGAACATCGGAGGAGAGATTGGCCGGACACAGCGGTGGGTTGCACCTTCCCTTGCCCGAACTGGAATCAAGAATAAATGAACTGACCGGTTACCCGAAAATTGCTTTTTATTGTCAGTCGGGGGAGAGAGCCAAAAAGGCGGCAATTATTTTAAGTACTTTCCCGAACATTGAGATAGTTTCTATCCAGTAA
- a CDS encoding NTP transferase domain-containing protein, producing MDADHSSFDNDELPEFIKDGATIFAQDKQNAWTKALAGKPEKFDFQKSFFQNDIILLNGNHFEAKNLLVFIDKTKFTSLEKRKNQLTNVLAFIEIDEDVKLPQFIHDEINEIENVPTFSIDQQEEIASFVEKWYQDRIPKLNALILAGGESSRMGKSKALLNYHGIEQYKWLEKMLKLHVEQVFLSQRNNQEFETDLPIIEDSFLNLGPMGAILSAMREQPNAAWLVLACDLPFLDGETVELLIKNRSAKHVATAFKNEKTGFAEPLVAIWEPKAYQQLLHFLALGYSCPRKVLINTDTNLIACGNPEKLANVNTPEEFEAAKRILDGTQV from the coding sequence ATGGATGCGGATCACTCTTCGTTTGACAATGATGAACTCCCAGAATTTATTAAGGATGGAGCAACCATTTTTGCACAAGATAAACAAAACGCTTGGACTAAAGCATTGGCCGGGAAACCCGAAAAATTTGACTTTCAAAAGTCTTTTTTTCAAAACGATATAATCTTATTAAATGGAAATCATTTTGAGGCAAAAAACCTATTAGTTTTTATAGATAAAACTAAATTTACCTCTCTCGAAAAAAGGAAAAATCAGCTTACCAATGTATTAGCTTTTATAGAGATAGATGAGGATGTCAAACTTCCTCAATTCATTCATGATGAAATAAATGAAATAGAAAATGTTCCCACATTTTCTATCGACCAACAAGAAGAAATTGCATCGTTTGTCGAAAAGTGGTATCAAGACCGTATTCCTAAATTAAACGCATTGATACTGGCCGGAGGTGAAAGCAGCCGCATGGGAAAAAGTAAGGCATTGTTGAATTATCATGGAATAGAGCAATATAAGTGGCTCGAAAAAATGCTTAAACTACATGTAGAACAGGTTTTTCTGAGCCAACGAAATAATCAGGAATTTGAAACGGATTTGCCCATTATTGAAGATAGTTTTTTAAATCTGGGTCCAATGGGAGCTATTTTGTCTGCCATGCGTGAACAACCCAATGCCGCTTGGTTGGTGTTGGCCTGCGACTTACCCTTTTTGGATGGCGAAACTGTGGAATTATTGATAAAGAACAGATCGGCCAAACACGTGGCAACTGCTTTTAAGAACGAAAAAACTGGTTTTGCCGAGCCATTAGTGGCCATTTGGGAACCCAAAGCCTATCAACAATTATTACATTTTCTGGCCTTAGGTTATAGCTGTCCGCGAAAAGTGCTTATCAATACAGATACAAATCTGATAGCTTGTGGTAATCCTGAGAAACTGGCCAATGTGAATACACCAGAAGAGTTTGAAGCTGCTAAAAGAATTCTGGATGGAACACAGGTATAG
- the moaC gene encoding cyclic pyranopterin monophosphate synthase MoaC, giving the protein MSKDFSHIDQNGNPRMVDVGDKNITQRNAAAVSYVQLPKAVLDLFNQKDIVTAKGSVFQTAILAGIMAAKKTSDLIPLCHPLALNKCDISINLENERVKIVCEVSCNGKTGVEMEALTGASVAALTVYDMCKAFGHNMIIEQTKLVKKTGGKNDFESFYV; this is encoded by the coding sequence ATGAGTAAAGATTTTTCGCATATCGACCAAAATGGAAACCCTCGAATGGTGGACGTTGGCGATAAAAATATAACACAGCGAAATGCGGCTGCCGTATCGTATGTGCAGCTACCAAAAGCGGTATTGGATTTATTCAATCAAAAAGACATTGTTACTGCCAAAGGTTCTGTTTTTCAAACCGCTATTTTGGCCGGAATAATGGCCGCAAAAAAAACATCGGATTTGATTCCGTTGTGTCACCCATTGGCGTTAAATAAGTGCGACATTTCCATTAATTTGGAAAATGAGAGGGTAAAAATAGTTTGTGAGGTGAGTTGTAACGGCAAAACCGGGGTAGAAATGGAGGCTTTAACAGGGGCTTCTGTGGCGGCTTTGACGGTATATGATATGTGCAAAGCCTTTGGCCACAACATGATTATTGAACAAACGAAACTGGTAAAAAAGACAGGTGGCAAAAACGATTTTGAAAGTTTCTATGTTTGA
- the menD gene encoding 2-succinyl-5-enolpyruvyl-6-hydroxy-3-cyclohexene-1-carboxylic-acid synthase, with amino-acid sequence MQHSNNQIECIFSLVDELIKNGLRHVVICPGSRNFPLIYAMQSAGNRLSMHSFADERSAAFVALGMAQSLNEPVAVCCTSGTAALNLYPAVAEAFYAEIPLLVLTADRPPESIDNWEGQSIRQNNLFYAHCNHNFQTPMEFENTSVFRELAQKAWKAASLQTQVHVNIPIREPFYTSIQFHFSESIEHEKLEKKYENVPDNFVQDISSSKKILWLNGADTIQTILDYPKNLVVFSDVISNKNETISHWENILLANKNLAEQLQPDLIITTGKYFVSKALRQFLTDTNSLKHWHLSDKKIVPTPFKTTPWLVNISAETALQQIKEHHSDKNFIEDWKLLEKKFEFFFTNIVSEDFTELSVITRLYRMLPTHSVLQMANSMSVRYVSMLKRRNDIIHLSNRGTSGIDGCTSTAVGYAKTTTELVFLITGDVAFFYDVNAFWTDSFPQNLKIVLMNNFGGGIFEMIEGPSEFKESVAFQTTNHHRTAQNICSDFGVDYFCCSNFDEFDGAWQHFCQSEKASVLEIMTNRVENVSFYNKLKKGHNE; translated from the coding sequence GTGCAACATTCAAATAATCAAATAGAGTGTATTTTTTCTCTTGTTGATGAACTCATAAAAAATGGGTTGAGGCATGTGGTAATCTGTCCGGGTAGTCGAAATTTTCCGTTGATATACGCCATGCAATCTGCAGGGAACCGCCTATCGATGCACAGTTTTGCCGATGAACGTTCGGCGGCATTTGTGGCGTTAGGCATGGCTCAAAGTTTGAATGAACCCGTAGCCGTTTGCTGCACCAGCGGCACAGCAGCCCTCAATCTTTATCCTGCCGTGGCCGAGGCGTTTTATGCCGAAATTCCTCTTCTGGTGCTAACTGCCGATCGCCCACCGGAAAGCATTGACAATTGGGAAGGGCAGTCGATTAGGCAGAACAACTTGTTCTATGCTCATTGCAATCACAACTTTCAGACTCCAATGGAGTTTGAGAACACGTCTGTCTTCAGAGAATTGGCACAAAAGGCATGGAAGGCAGCCTCACTTCAAACCCAAGTTCATGTCAACATACCAATTCGTGAACCCTTTTATACCTCAATTCAATTTCATTTCTCTGAATCAATTGAGCATGAGAAGCTCGAAAAAAAGTACGAAAATGTACCTGACAATTTTGTTCAGGATATAAGCTCGAGCAAAAAAATACTTTGGTTAAATGGAGCAGATACAATCCAAACTATTTTGGATTATCCTAAAAATCTAGTGGTTTTCTCGGATGTAATTTCCAATAAAAATGAAACCATTTCGCATTGGGAAAATATCTTATTGGCCAACAAAAACCTTGCGGAACAATTGCAACCGGATTTAATAATTACCACCGGAAAATATTTTGTAAGCAAAGCGTTAAGACAGTTTCTGACGGACACTAATTCATTGAAACATTGGCATTTGTCGGATAAAAAGATAGTGCCAACTCCTTTTAAAACAACGCCTTGGTTGGTAAATATTTCAGCAGAAACAGCTCTGCAACAGATAAAAGAACACCATTCGGACAAAAATTTTATTGAAGATTGGAAACTTTTGGAAAAGAAATTTGAGTTTTTTTTCACCAACATTGTTTCGGAAGACTTTACCGAACTGAGTGTAATAACTCGATTGTATCGAATGTTGCCAACGCATTCTGTTTTGCAAATGGCCAATTCTATGTCGGTGCGGTATGTATCTATGCTCAAAAGGCGAAATGATATTATTCATCTTTCAAATCGCGGAACAAGTGGTATAGATGGTTGCACATCTACTGCCGTGGGTTATGCAAAAACAACCACAGAACTTGTCTTTCTAATAACTGGGGATGTAGCTTTTTTTTATGATGTAAATGCTTTTTGGACAGACAGTTTTCCCCAAAATTTGAAAATTGTTTTAATGAACAATTTTGGAGGTGGCATCTTTGAAATGATTGAAGGACCATCGGAATTTAAAGAGTCGGTTGCTTTTCAAACCACCAACCATCATAGAACTGCACAAAACATCTGCAGCGACTTTGGTGTTGACTATTTTTGTTGTTCAAATTTTGATGAATTTGATGGTGCGTGGCAGCATTTCTGTCAAAGTGAGAAGGCTTCTGTGCTTGAAATAATGACCAACAGAGTGGAGAATGTAAGTTTTTATAACAAACTTAAAAAGGGGCATAATGAGTAA
- a CDS encoding PorV/PorQ family protein, giving the protein MKKTFALFGLLLFWYVAQSQSTGKYANEYLQIGVGARAFGMSNSVVSSTTDVTAGYWNPAGLVHLKNNIQVGYMHSNYQAGIGNYDYGGLAFKAGDNGHMGVSFIRMGYDGIPYTLDLYKNGQLDYDKITQFSAVDYGFLFSYGQKILKDGFSVGGNAKIIRRSAGNFVSAWGFGIDAAAMYQNEETGWNFGLTARDITSTFTAWNFNFTDAEKATLTQLNQEIPKNSLEIALPRLLAAASKKFKFDEYSILAEMDMDITTDGKRNTAIHTKAFSIDPHLGLEFGYANSIFLRGGVGTIQRVINIDDKELWSFQPNIGVGVALDKFSLDYAMANVASVAATNYSHVFSIRFNINSSEENSSNK; this is encoded by the coding sequence ATGAAAAAGACCTTTGCCCTTTTTGGATTATTATTGTTTTGGTATGTTGCACAATCGCAGAGTACCGGAAAATATGCCAACGAATATTTACAAATTGGTGTTGGTGCCAGAGCTTTTGGAATGTCCAATTCCGTTGTTTCTTCCACTACTGACGTAACGGCTGGATATTGGAATCCGGCTGGATTGGTGCATCTAAAAAACAACATTCAAGTAGGCTATATGCACTCAAACTATCAGGCAGGAATTGGCAACTACGACTATGGCGGTTTGGCTTTTAAAGCCGGAGACAACGGCCACATGGGCGTTTCATTTATTCGAATGGGTTATGACGGAATCCCCTACACGCTTGATTTATACAAAAACGGCCAATTAGACTATGATAAAATTACTCAATTTTCGGCAGTAGATTATGGCTTTTTGTTCAGTTACGGACAAAAGATTTTAAAAGATGGCTTTAGCGTTGGGGGCAATGCCAAAATTATTCGTCGGTCGGCGGGCAATTTCGTTTCGGCTTGGGGCTTTGGAATAGACGCTGCGGCCATGTACCAAAATGAAGAAACTGGTTGGAATTTTGGGCTTACAGCACGAGACATTACCAGTACGTTTACGGCATGGAACTTTAATTTTACTGATGCCGAAAAAGCAACTTTAACCCAGTTGAATCAAGAAATTCCAAAAAATTCGTTGGAAATTGCCCTTCCAAGATTGCTAGCTGCCGCTTCAAAAAAATTCAAGTTTGATGAATATAGCATTTTAGCCGAAATGGATATGGACATAACCACCGACGGAAAAAGAAATACGGCCATTCATACCAAGGCATTCAGCATAGACCCACATTTAGGGCTTGAATTTGGTTATGCAAATTCTATTTTTTTGCGTGGTGGAGTTGGCACCATTCAGCGGGTTATAAATATTGACGACAAAGAATTGTGGTCTTTTCAACCCAACATTGGTGTTGGAGTTGCACTCGATAAATTTTCGCTTGATTATGCCATGGCCAACGTAGCCAGTGTGGCCGCCACCAACTATTCACACGTTTTTTCTATACGATTTAATATCAATTCATCAGAAGAAAATTCCTCAAATAAATAA